The following proteins are encoded in a genomic region of Papaver somniferum cultivar HN1 unplaced genomic scaffold, ASM357369v1 unplaced-scaffold_10, whole genome shotgun sequence:
- the LOC113326207 gene encoding origin of replication complex subunit 2-like, which translates to MDLVKGRLTVQVVSTLAEILWEQQLKTIRISSTGRTSNVQKPSSFQSMEDLLAFLDGNDAKENDCFVYVFIHNINGPGLRDSESQHYLALLANCSNIRVVASINHVNTVLYIGRKIWKTKAYVNRTYRASLVLSTQHTYIFSAGDNQKVKWWDLEQNKVIPSYRQHHSGVYCLVLHPIVVVIRS; encoded by the exons ATGGATCTGGTGAAAGGCAGGCTTACTGTCCAG GTTGTGTCCACACTAGCTGAAATTCTTTGGGAACAGCAGCTAAAGACCATACGTATATCTTCTACCGGGAGGACATCTAATGTTCAAAAACCTTCCAGTTTCCAATCCATGGAAGATCTTCTTGCATTCTTAGATGGTAATGATGCAAAGGAAAATGATTGCTTTGTCTATGTTTTTATTCACAATATTAATGGACCTGGTTTGCGAGACAGTGAATCACAACATTATCTTGCTCTGCTTGCAAACTGTTCCAATATTCGTGTGGTTGCATCAATAAATCATGTCAATACAGTTCTAT aTATAGGACGTAAGATCTGGAAGACTAAAGCTTACGTTAACAGGACATATCGAGCAA GCCTTGTCCTGAGCACACAACACACATACATCTTTTCTGCTGGTGATAACCAAAAAGTTAAATGGTGGGACCTCGAACAGAACAAG GTCATTCCATCATACCGTCAGCATCATAGTGGTGTTTACTGCTTAGTTCTTCATCCCATCGTAGTGGTCATTCGATCATAG